Proteins from a single region of Sinorhizobium alkalisoli:
- the rpsB gene encoding 30S ribosomal protein S2, with translation MALPDFSMRQLLEAGVHFGHQTHRWNPKMKPYIFGDRNNVHIIDLAQTVPMLSRALQVVSDTVASGGRVLFVGTKRQASEIIADAAKRSAQYYVNARWLGGMMTNWKTISNSIQRLRKLDEILASEASGFTKKERLNLEREREKLNRALGGIRDMGGTPDLMFIIDTNKESIAIEEAKRLGIPVVAIIDSNCDPDQIDYPIPGNDDASRAIALYCDLVARAAIDGIARQQGAAGRDLGASEEVPVEPALDESSEA, from the coding sequence ATGGCATTGCCTGATTTTAGCATGCGCCAGCTTCTCGAAGCAGGCGTTCACTTCGGTCACCAGACGCATCGCTGGAACCCGAAGATGAAGCCGTACATCTTCGGCGACCGCAACAACGTTCACATCATCGACCTCGCTCAGACCGTACCGATGCTGTCGCGCGCCCTCCAGGTCGTCAGCGACACCGTCGCCAGCGGCGGCCGCGTGCTCTTCGTTGGCACCAAGCGCCAGGCTTCGGAAATCATCGCTGACGCTGCAAAGCGCTCCGCCCAGTACTACGTCAACGCGCGCTGGCTCGGCGGCATGATGACCAACTGGAAGACGATCTCCAACTCGATCCAGCGCCTGCGTAAGCTCGACGAGATTCTCGCTTCCGAAGCTTCCGGCTTCACGAAGAAGGAGCGCCTGAACCTCGAGCGCGAGCGCGAAAAGCTGAACCGTGCGCTCGGTGGTATCCGCGACATGGGCGGCACGCCGGACCTGATGTTCATCATCGACACCAACAAGGAATCGATCGCCATCGAAGAAGCCAAGCGCCTTGGCATTCCAGTGGTTGCCATCATCGACTCCAATTGCGATCCGGACCAGATCGACTATCCGATCCCCGGCAATGACGACGCTTCGCGTGCGATCGCCCTTTACTGCGATCTCGTTGCCCGCGCGGCGATCGACGGCATTGCGCGTCAGCAGGGCGCTGCCGGCCGCGATCTCGGCGCCTCCGAAGAGGTTCCGGTCGAGCCGGCTCTCGACGAATCGTCCGAAGCCTGA
- a CDS encoding RidA family protein: MSAEIETRLNELGIVLPQAVAPVANYVPFVVTGSTLYISGQLPMEAGKVAVTGHVGKDVDVAAAQRAAELCAINILAQAKAALGGDLGRIRRLVKINGFVASTPEFTEQHLVINGASNLLANVLGEAGKHARAAVGMASLPFNAAVEIDAILEIA, encoded by the coding sequence ATGTCCGCAGAGATCGAAACGCGCCTCAACGAACTCGGTATCGTGCTTCCGCAGGCGGTCGCGCCTGTCGCGAACTACGTTCCATTCGTCGTCACCGGCTCGACGCTCTATATTTCCGGGCAATTGCCCATGGAAGCCGGCAAGGTCGCGGTCACGGGTCATGTGGGCAAGGATGTCGATGTCGCGGCGGCGCAGCGGGCGGCTGAGCTCTGCGCGATCAACATCCTGGCGCAGGCAAAGGCCGCGCTCGGCGGCGATCTCGGGCGCATTCGGCGCCTCGTCAAAATCAACGGCTTCGTCGCCTCAACACCGGAGTTCACCGAACAACATCTCGTCATCAACGGCGCCTCGAATCTCCTGGCGAATGTGCTCGGCGAAGCCGGCAAGCACGCGCGCGCCGCGGTCGGCATGGCCTCCCTGCCCTTCAATGCGGCGGTCGAGATCGATGCCATCCTCGAGATCGCCTGA
- a CDS encoding AzlD domain-containing protein, translating into MALAAGGGRVNWLEGWWAYAFIAIAGWLATDIWRWLGVIAGKQLRDDSEALNWVRAVATALVAAVIAKLILFPTGVLAQSPLWLRLSAVFLGALAFFLARQKPIAGIATAIAVLAAGLWWLGF; encoded by the coding sequence GTGGCGCTTGCGGCGGGAGGCGGGCGCGTGAACTGGCTGGAGGGGTGGTGGGCCTATGCCTTCATCGCGATTGCCGGCTGGCTCGCCACGGATATCTGGCGATGGCTGGGCGTGATTGCCGGCAAGCAGCTCCGCGACGATTCCGAGGCGTTGAACTGGGTGAGGGCGGTGGCGACCGCGCTGGTCGCGGCCGTGATCGCGAAGCTGATCCTCTTTCCGACCGGGGTGCTTGCGCAATCGCCGCTGTGGCTGCGGCTGAGCGCCGTCTTTCTCGGCGCCCTTGCGTTTTTTCTCGCCCGCCAAAAGCCGATCGCCGGCATCGCGACGGCGATCGCGGTTCTCGCCGCCGGACTCTGGTGGCTGGGATTCTGA
- a CDS encoding AzlC family ABC transporter permease, with amino-acid sequence MEDVEDERSSLAWFLKGARGICSVPAVILMLSFVGFCALTVQAGIPPEQVVFMTGAVWALPAKVILVSSVLGGASLATAFLAVTLSSVRLMPMVAALVPELRGPKTPTWVLLVLSHFIAITAWVFAMERIHEVPRNRRVTFFAGFGITLVAANMVLVGVVYHLVAEFPPIVAGCLFFLTPVYFLASIWHSARHPVVYVALAAGLVAGPLFYWIAPEFDILLAGVGGGTVAWAGERLWRLRREAGA; translated from the coding sequence ATGGAAGATGTTGAAGACGAACGGTCGTCCCTTGCCTGGTTCCTGAAGGGCGCGCGAGGGATTTGCAGCGTTCCGGCCGTGATCCTGATGCTGTCCTTCGTCGGCTTTTGCGCGCTCACGGTCCAGGCGGGCATCCCCCCGGAGCAGGTCGTCTTCATGACCGGTGCCGTCTGGGCTTTGCCGGCGAAGGTCATCCTCGTCAGCTCGGTACTCGGCGGCGCCAGCCTCGCGACGGCGTTCCTTGCCGTCACTCTGTCGTCGGTCCGGCTGATGCCGATGGTTGCGGCGCTCGTTCCCGAACTGCGCGGGCCGAAAACACCGACCTGGGTACTCCTGGTGCTGTCTCATTTTATTGCGATCACCGCCTGGGTCTTCGCGATGGAGCGAATCCATGAGGTGCCGCGCAACCGCCGTGTCACGTTTTTCGCGGGTTTCGGCATCACGCTGGTTGCCGCCAATATGGTCCTGGTCGGGGTCGTCTATCATCTCGTCGCGGAATTCCCGCCGATCGTCGCCGGCTGCCTGTTCTTCCTGACGCCCGTCTATTTCCTTGCCTCGATCTGGCATTCGGCGCGCCACCCCGTCGTCTACGTGGCGCTTGCCGCCGGTCTCGTCGCCGGGCCGCTGTTCTACTGGATCGCTCCGGAGTTCGATATCCTGCTTGCCGGCGTCGGCGGCGGAACGGTCGCCTGGGCCGGCGAACGCCTGTGGCGCTTGCGGCGGGAGGCGGGCGCGTGA
- a CDS encoding HIT family protein: protein MSGYDTSNIFAKILRGEIPSHRVYEDDATVAFMDVMPQAEGHVLVLPKAPSRNLLDADTASLPALIATVQKVAIAAKQAFDADGVTVMQFNEAPAGQSVFHLHFHVIPRRAGVPLKPHSGQMVDGDVLAANAEKIRQAL, encoded by the coding sequence ATGAGCGGTTATGACACCAGCAATATCTTTGCCAAGATCCTGCGCGGCGAGATCCCCTCCCATCGGGTCTATGAAGACGATGCGACGGTGGCGTTCATGGACGTCATGCCGCAGGCGGAAGGGCATGTGCTGGTATTGCCCAAGGCCCCGTCCCGCAACCTTCTCGACGCGGACACAGCCAGCCTACCCGCCTTGATCGCGACGGTTCAGAAGGTCGCCATCGCGGCGAAGCAGGCCTTCGACGCGGATGGCGTCACCGTCATGCAGTTCAATGAGGCCCCGGCCGGCCAGTCGGTTTTCCACCTGCATTTCCATGTCATTCCCCGCAGGGCGGGCGTTCCGCTGAAACCGCATTCCGGACAGATGGTAGACGGCGACGTGCTGGCCGCAAATGCGGAGAAGATCCGGCAGGCGCTGTAG
- a CDS encoding GNAT family N-acetyltransferase, with translation MSDAITIRIEHSFTAIPPAKWDRLAGASKAHAGTPYNPFISHAYLSALEQSGSATAQTGWLGQHLLIENAGGSITGGLVCYMKNHSQGEYVFDHGWANAFEQAGGRYYPKLQCSVPFTPVTGPRLLAADGTDPRPVREALAAGLKELTRRHGVSSAHVAFVPAEEMPAFERAGFLHRTDQQFHFMNAGYSSHDDFLATLASRKRKALKKERRTAVEHGITIDWLTGSDLTEAIWDQFFAFYMDTGGRKWGRPYLTRDFYSLIGERMADDILLVMAKRAGRYIAGAINFIGGEALYGRHWGCIEHHPFLHFEVCYHQAIDFAIARGLQRVEAGAQGEHKLARGYMPVTTHSAHFITHPGLARAVADYLERERRDVEETGEFLAEHGPFRKGDQQ, from the coding sequence ATGTCAGACGCGATCACCATCCGCATCGAGCATTCGTTCACCGCGATTCCGCCGGCGAAGTGGGATCGGCTTGCCGGGGCGTCGAAAGCGCATGCTGGCACGCCCTATAACCCGTTTATCTCGCATGCCTATCTGTCGGCGCTGGAGCAATCCGGCTCGGCGACGGCGCAGACGGGCTGGCTGGGGCAACATCTGCTGATCGAGAATGCGGGCGGATCCATCACCGGTGGCCTCGTCTGCTACATGAAGAACCATAGCCAGGGCGAATATGTCTTCGACCATGGCTGGGCGAATGCCTTCGAACAGGCGGGGGGGCGCTATTATCCGAAATTGCAGTGTTCGGTGCCTTTCACGCCGGTCACGGGACCGCGCCTGCTGGCGGCCGACGGCACCGATCCCCGGCCGGTGCGGGAGGCGCTGGCCGCGGGCCTCAAGGAACTCACGCGCCGACACGGCGTCTCCTCCGCCCATGTGGCCTTCGTTCCTGCCGAGGAGATGCCGGCCTTCGAGCGGGCCGGTTTCCTGCACCGGACGGACCAGCAGTTTCATTTCATGAATGCGGGCTATAGCTCGCATGACGACTTTCTCGCGACCCTGGCGTCGCGAAAGCGCAAGGCGCTGAAGAAGGAGCGCCGCACTGCCGTCGAACATGGAATCACGATCGATTGGCTTACCGGCAGCGACCTGACCGAAGCCATATGGGACCAGTTCTTCGCCTTCTACATGGACACGGGCGGGCGCAAATGGGGACGTCCCTATCTGACGCGCGACTTCTATTCCCTGATCGGCGAACGGATGGCCGACGACATCCTGCTGGTCATGGCCAAGCGCGCCGGCCGGTACATCGCCGGCGCAATCAACTTCATCGGCGGCGAGGCGCTATACGGACGACACTGGGGCTGCATCGAGCATCACCCCTTCCTGCATTTCGAGGTCTGCTATCACCAGGCGATCGACTTTGCGATCGCCCGGGGCCTGCAGCGGGTAGAGGCCGGAGCGCAGGGCGAGCACAAGCTGGCGCGCGGCTATATGCCGGTGACGACCCATTCGGCCCACTTCATCACCCATCCCGGACTGGCGCGGGCGGTCGCGGACTACCTTGAACGGGAACGCCGCGATGTGGAAGAGACTGGCGAATTCCTTGCGGAACACGGTCCCTTCCGCAAAGGCGATCAACAATGA
- a CDS encoding cell envelope integrity EipB family protein yields the protein MFRKGLGLVALSGAWLAAAAAAGVANASTLAPHRAVYDLELKDASERSGISGMYGRMVYEFNGSACEGYTVSFRFVTQVDTGEEVRMTDQQTTTFEDMRTGSFRFLTRSFTDEKLDKEVRGSAHEETSGVKVELTVPDRREVALAASRFPTEHMLEVIERAKRGETFFEARIFDGSDSGDKTLITSTFVGKARKPEPNDVDAGRAGELAGESYWPVTISYFNDEATGDAVPIYRMSFKLYENGVTRDLTMDYGDFVLAGRLADLEVFKAEECK from the coding sequence ATGTTTCGTAAAGGCCTCGGCCTGGTCGCTCTCTCGGGCGCCTGGCTCGCTGCGGCGGCCGCGGCCGGCGTGGCCAATGCCAGTACGCTCGCACCTCACCGCGCCGTCTACGACCTTGAGCTGAAGGACGCATCCGAACGTTCCGGCATCAGCGGAATGTACGGGCGCATGGTCTACGAGTTCAACGGTTCCGCCTGCGAAGGGTACACGGTCAGCTTCCGCTTCGTGACCCAGGTGGACACGGGCGAAGAAGTTCGCATGACCGACCAGCAGACGACCACCTTCGAGGATATGAGAACCGGCAGCTTCCGATTTCTGACGCGTTCCTTTACCGACGAGAAGCTGGACAAGGAAGTGCGCGGAAGTGCGCATGAGGAGACGTCCGGCGTCAAGGTGGAACTGACCGTACCCGATAGGCGCGAAGTGGCGCTGGCCGCAAGTCGATTTCCGACCGAGCACATGCTGGAGGTCATCGAGCGGGCCAAGAGGGGCGAGACCTTCTTCGAGGCGCGCATCTTCGATGGCTCCGATTCGGGTGACAAGACGCTGATCACTTCCACCTTCGTGGGCAAGGCCCGCAAGCCGGAGCCGAACGACGTGGACGCCGGCAGAGCCGGCGAGCTCGCAGGCGAAAGTTACTGGCCGGTGACGATCTCCTACTTCAACGATGAAGCGACGGGCGATGCCGTGCCCATCTACCGCATGTCCTTCAAGCTCTACGAGAATGGCGTCACCCGCGATTTGACGATGGACTACGGAGACTTCGTCCTGGCCGGCAGGCTTGCCGACCTCGAAGTCTTCAAGGCGGAAGAGTGCAAATAA
- a CDS encoding glycerophosphodiester phosphodiesterase has product MKDTSFLKTQPIAHRGYHDMNREVWENTLSAFARAVEAGFAIECDLQYTADSIPVVFHDDDLRRLCGLKGDIRAKTAGELALLSVGGTADKVPTLSQLLRLVAGRVPLVLELKGRKGDDEGFAAAVLDTLEGYKGPVALMSFDHWLLKDLRALDAPYPLGLTAEGSRPETFFVHEEAMQFGLDFISYFYGDLPNPFITKERTLGCTVITWTVRDRRAQEHTFAHADQMTFEGFDPRETMVS; this is encoded by the coding sequence ATGAAGGACACGTCCTTTCTCAAGACGCAGCCGATCGCGCATCGCGGCTATCACGACATGAACCGCGAGGTCTGGGAGAACACGCTTTCGGCCTTCGCCCGCGCCGTCGAGGCGGGCTTCGCGATCGAGTGCGACCTGCAATATACAGCCGATAGCATCCCGGTCGTTTTCCATGATGACGACCTGCGGCGTCTCTGCGGGCTGAAGGGGGATATCCGGGCGAAAACGGCCGGAGAACTCGCCCTCCTCTCCGTCGGAGGCACCGCGGACAAGGTGCCGACATTGTCGCAACTCCTCCGGCTCGTAGCCGGGCGCGTACCGCTCGTCCTCGAACTCAAGGGCCGGAAGGGCGACGACGAGGGCTTTGCGGCAGCCGTGCTCGACACGCTTGAGGGATACAAGGGGCCCGTGGCGCTGATGAGCTTCGACCATTGGCTGCTCAAGGACCTGAGGGCGCTCGACGCCCCCTATCCGCTCGGCCTGACCGCCGAAGGCTCCAGACCGGAAACCTTCTTCGTGCACGAAGAAGCGATGCAGTTCGGCCTGGATTTCATTTCCTATTTCTACGGCGACCTGCCGAACCCGTTCATCACCAAGGAGCGTACCCTCGGCTGCACGGTCATCACCTGGACCGTGCGCGACCGGCGGGCGCAGGAGCATACCTTCGCCCATGCCGATCAAATGACATTCGAGGGTTTCGATCCACGGGAGACCATGGTTTCCTAA
- the tsf gene encoding translation elongation factor Ts, translated as MTVTAAMVKDLREKTGAGMMDCKKALAETNGDMEAAVDWLRARGIAKADKKSGRTAAEGLVGIASAGNKAVVVEINSETDFVARNDAFQDLVRGVASVALGTDGSVEAVANATYPATGKSVEETIKDAIATIGENMTLRRSALLAVEDGVVATYIHNAAGDGIGKLGVLVALKSTGDKEALNAIGRQVAMHVAATNPLAVRPSEIDPAVAERERNVFIEQSRASGKPDNIIEKMVEGRMRKFFEEVALLSQAFVMNPDQTVEAALKEAEKSVGAPIEVTGIARLLLGEGVQKEESDFAAEVAAAAKG; from the coding sequence ATGACTGTTACTGCCGCGATGGTGAAGGATCTGCGCGAGAAGACCGGCGCAGGCATGATGGATTGCAAGAAGGCGCTTGCTGAAACCAACGGCGACATGGAAGCCGCAGTCGACTGGCTGCGCGCCAGGGGCATCGCGAAGGCCGACAAGAAGTCCGGCCGCACCGCTGCCGAAGGTCTCGTGGGCATCGCCAGCGCCGGCAACAAGGCCGTTGTCGTCGAAATCAATTCCGAGACCGACTTCGTCGCTCGCAACGACGCCTTTCAGGACCTCGTCCGCGGCGTCGCCAGCGTCGCGCTCGGTACGGACGGCAGCGTTGAGGCCGTTGCCAACGCGACCTATCCGGCCACCGGCAAGTCTGTGGAAGAAACCATCAAGGACGCGATTGCGACGATCGGCGAGAACATGACGCTGCGTCGTTCCGCCCTGCTCGCTGTCGAGGATGGCGTTGTCGCGACCTACATCCATAATGCCGCCGGCGATGGTATCGGCAAGCTTGGGGTTCTGGTCGCGCTGAAGTCCACGGGCGACAAGGAAGCGCTGAACGCCATTGGCCGCCAGGTCGCCATGCACGTCGCGGCGACCAACCCGCTTGCCGTGCGCCCGAGCGAGATCGATCCGGCGGTTGCCGAACGTGAGCGCAACGTCTTCATCGAGCAGTCGCGCGCTTCGGGCAAGCCGGACAACATCATCGAGAAGATGGTGGAGGGTCGCATGCGCAAGTTCTTCGAGGAAGTCGCGCTTCTCTCGCAGGCTTTCGTGATGAACCCCGACCAGACCGTTGAAGCAGCCCTCAAGGAGGCCGAAAAGAGCGTCGGCGCGCCGATCGAGGTAACGGGCATCGCTCGCCTGCTGCTCGGCGAAGGCGTGCAGAAAGAAGAGTCCGACTTCGCAGCCGAAGTGGCGGCCGCCGCCAAGGGTTGA